The Tenacibaculum jejuense genome includes a window with the following:
- a CDS encoding N-acetylmuramoyl-L-alanine amidase, whose translation MIVLLDNGHGGLINGEYQTPGKRKDWGNKGIIYEGEFNRAIVSGIAQELTRLKIPYVNITPEYRDVTLETRVNRANKYPKNECFYLSIHSNAGGGHGSEIFTSLGNTRSDAIATIFGEEYQKEFPNRKLRTDFSDGDLDKEEKFYVLMKTQMPAILTESFFMDNFEEFSTLLNTREGRNRIVDYHVKAILRTNKLF comes from the coding sequence ATGATTGTATTATTAGATAATGGTCACGGAGGCTTAATTAATGGGGAATATCAAACTCCAGGAAAGCGAAAAGATTGGGGTAATAAAGGTATAATTTATGAAGGAGAATTTAATAGAGCTATAGTAAGTGGAATCGCCCAAGAATTAACTAGATTAAAAATACCCTATGTAAATATCACTCCTGAATATCGCGATGTTACTTTGGAAACTAGAGTAAATAGAGCTAATAAATACCCTAAAAACGAATGTTTCTATTTAAGTATCCACTCAAATGCTGGTGGTGGACACGGAAGTGAAATCTTCACTTCACTAGGAAATACTAGAAGTGATGCGATTGCAACTATTTTTGGGGAAGAATACCAGAAAGAATTTCCAAACAGAAAACTAAGAACTGATTTTAGTGATGGTGATCTTGATAAAGAGGAAAAATTTTATGTATTAATGAAAACTCAAATGCCAGCAATACTTACCGAAAGTTTTTTTATGGATAATTTTGAGGAGTTTAGCACTTTATTAAATACAAGGGAAGGAAGAAATCGTATTGTAGATTATCATGTAAAAGCTATTTTAAGAACTAACAAATTATTCTAA
- the rimP gene encoding ribosome assembly cofactor RimP, translating to MNQDKVKELLQEALDENPTLFLIELQFLANNKIKVIVDGDSGVPLSECVRISRNIEHNLDREEEDFSLEVTSPDISHPLKVKRQYNKNLNRTLKVKTEDKEVEGVLSEVNEDNIILKWKTREPKPVGKGKHTVEKIAEILYKDIKEAKVKIIF from the coding sequence ATGAATCAAGACAAAGTAAAAGAATTATTACAAGAAGCGTTAGATGAGAATCCAACATTATTCCTTATCGAATTACAATTTCTTGCTAATAATAAGATAAAGGTAATAGTTGATGGAGATTCTGGTGTTCCTTTAAGTGAATGTGTTAGAATTAGTAGAAATATCGAGCACAATCTAGATAGAGAAGAGGAAGATTTTTCATTAGAAGTTACCTCTCCAGATATATCTCATCCTTTAAAAGTTAAGAGACAGTACAATAAAAATCTTAACAGAACATTAAAGGTAAAGACAGAAGATAAAGAAGTGGAAGGTGTGTTGTCTGAAGTGAATGAAGATAACATTATCTTGAAATGGAAAACAAGAGAGCCTAAACCAGTTGGTAAAGGAAAACATACAGTAGAGAAAATAGCAGAAATACTGTATAAAGATATTAAAGAAGCAAAAGTGAAGATTATATTTTAA
- the nusA gene encoding transcription termination factor NusA, whose protein sequence is MENIALIESFSDFKDNKSIDRVTLMSILEEVFRSALKRKYGSDDNFDIIINPDKGDLEIWRNRVVVADGMSEDDNEEIELSEARKIEPDFEIGEDVSEEVKLIDLGRRAILALRQNLISKIHEHDSTNVFKQFKDLEGDIYSAEVHHIRHNAVILLDDEGNEIVLPKTEQIRSDFFRKGDAVRGVIKKVELKGNKPSIILSRTSPNFLVKLFEQEIPEVFDGLITIEGVARIPGDKAKIAVDSYDDRIDPVGACVGVKGSRIHGIVRELGNENIDVINYTKNEQLYISRALSPAKVTSVEIIKFDEEKNGKKGRVNVLLKPEEVSKAIGRSGVNIRLASQLTGYEIDVQREGIEEEDVELTEFSDEIEAWVIEEFKKIGLDTAKSVLEKDVVELVKRTDLEEETIVDVQRILREEFEE, encoded by the coding sequence ATGGAGAACATTGCATTAATTGAGTCATTTTCAGATTTTAAAGACAATAAAAGTATAGACAGGGTAACACTAATGTCTATATTAGAAGAGGTATTTCGTTCAGCATTAAAACGTAAGTACGGTTCTGATGATAACTTTGATATTATTATAAATCCAGATAAAGGAGATTTAGAAATTTGGAGAAATAGAGTTGTTGTTGCAGATGGAATGTCTGAAGATGATAATGAAGAAATAGAACTTTCTGAAGCGAGAAAAATCGAGCCTGATTTTGAAATAGGAGAAGATGTTTCTGAAGAGGTAAAGTTAATTGATTTAGGAAGAAGAGCAATTCTTGCATTACGTCAAAATTTAATCTCAAAAATACACGAGCACGATAGTACTAATGTATTTAAACAGTTTAAAGATTTAGAAGGAGATATTTATAGTGCAGAAGTGCATCATATTCGTCATAATGCAGTAATTTTACTCGATGATGAAGGAAATGAAATTGTATTGCCTAAAACAGAACAAATACGTTCTGATTTCTTTAGAAAAGGAGATGCTGTAAGAGGAGTAATAAAAAAGGTAGAGCTAAAAGGAAACAAACCTTCAATAATTTTATCTAGAACTTCACCGAATTTCTTGGTAAAACTATTTGAACAAGAAATACCTGAGGTTTTTGATGGTTTAATTACAATCGAAGGTGTGGCAAGAATTCCTGGTGACAAAGCAAAAATAGCAGTAGATTCTTATGATGATAGAATTGATCCTGTTGGAGCTTGTGTTGGAGTAAAAGGTTCTCGTATACATGGAATAGTTCGTGAGTTAGGTAACGAAAATATAGATGTTATCAATTACACAAAAAACGAGCAGTTATACATATCAAGAGCGTTAAGTCCTGCTAAAGTTACTTCTGTAGAGATTATTAAGTTCGATGAGGAGAAAAATGGTAAGAAAGGACGTGTAAATGTACTTTTAAAACCAGAGGAAGTTTCTAAAGCAATTGGTAGATCGGGAGTAAATATTCGTTTAGCAAGTCAGTTAACAGGATATGAAATTGATGTACAAAGAGAAGGAATTGAAGAGGAAGATGTAGAATTAACAGAATTCTCTGATGAAATAGAAGCATGGGTAATTGAAGAATTTAAGAAAATCGGTTTAGATACAGCTAAAAGTGTCTTAGAGAAAGATGTAGTTGAGCTTGTAAAAAGAACTGATTTAGAAGAAGAAACAATTGTCGATGTTCAAAGAATTCTTAGAGAAGAATTCGAAGAATAG
- the infB gene encoding translation initiation factor IF-2, which yields MAEAKKLRLNRVLRELNISLDRAVEHLSKKGHEIEARPTTKISDAEYQILLDGFQTDKSKRVASQEVSEEKRKEKEEIRKRLEAEQEAKRLQEEAKKQEVLKAKAEKPQLKTVGKIDINKPKAKADEVKKEPKAEAEVKKEPIKAEVKETPKVEVKEKKPVEIKKEAPVKPIPQKPIDKASNAAKNRPEAKKDFAKKQEVKKEAPKEVTPENAEKIKTKYQKLDGPKMTGQKIDLKQFERPKKKKPENKDGNNSNNNDKRKRRRITKPGTGNNNQQGNNNNRGGQGNNRGGQGNNRGGQGNNRGGQGGNRRGGNHRGRGRRPEVKKEELTEAEIQKQVRETLEKLQGKSNKGKGAKYRREKRDQHRQQAEAEMQAAQENVLKVTEFVTVSEVATMMDKPVTDIISACMMLGMMVTMNQRLDAETLKIVAEEFNYTVEFVGAEVEESIEEVEDKEEDLLPRAPIITVMGHVDHGKTSLLDYVRKANVIAGESGGITQHIGAYGVTLEDGQKIAFLDTPGHEAFTAMRARGAQVTDLVIIVIAADDDVMPQTKEAISHAQAANVPIVFAINKVDKPNANPDNIKTQLSSMNLLVEDWGGNIQSQEISAKTGQGIDELLEKVLLEAEVLELKANPDKNAVGTVVEAQLDKGRGYVSTILVQAGTLKIGDYLLAGKHSGKVRAMFDERGNKVQVAGPSTPVSILGLDGAPQAGDKFNVFEDEREAKQIAAKRSQLQREQSVRTQKTLTLDEIGRRIALGDFKELNIILKGDVDGSVEALTDSFQKLSTEEIQVNILHKGVGAITESDVLLASASDAIIIGFNVRPQSNARVVADREEVDIRTYSIIYDAINDLKDAMEGMLSPEMKEEVIGNVEIREVYKISKVGNIAGCMVMNGKITRDANVRIIRDGIVVHDGELTSLKRFKDDVKEVTKGYDCGLQIKNYNDIKVDDVIEVYIEVAVKKKLK from the coding sequence ATGGCTGAAGCTAAAAAATTAAGACTAAACAGAGTTTTAAGAGAACTAAATATCTCTTTAGATAGAGCGGTGGAACACTTGTCTAAAAAAGGACATGAGATAGAAGCACGCCCTACTACTAAGATTTCTGATGCTGAATACCAAATTCTTTTAGATGGTTTTCAGACAGATAAATCTAAAAGAGTAGCTTCTCAAGAGGTAAGCGAAGAAAAGCGAAAAGAAAAAGAAGAGATTCGTAAGAGACTCGAAGCAGAGCAAGAAGCTAAGCGTTTACAAGAAGAAGCAAAAAAGCAAGAAGTTTTAAAAGCTAAAGCCGAAAAACCACAGCTTAAAACTGTTGGTAAAATAGATATAAACAAACCAAAAGCTAAAGCAGACGAGGTGAAGAAAGAGCCTAAAGCTGAAGCAGAGGTAAAGAAAGAACCTATTAAGGCTGAGGTAAAAGAAACTCCTAAGGTAGAAGTTAAAGAAAAAAAGCCTGTTGAAATAAAAAAAGAGGCACCTGTGAAACCAATACCGCAAAAGCCAATCGATAAAGCTTCAAATGCTGCAAAAAACAGACCAGAAGCGAAAAAAGATTTTGCTAAAAAGCAAGAGGTAAAGAAAGAAGCTCCAAAAGAAGTAACTCCTGAGAATGCTGAAAAGATAAAAACAAAGTATCAGAAGTTAGACGGACCAAAAATGACGGGTCAGAAAATTGATTTAAAGCAATTTGAAAGACCTAAAAAGAAAAAGCCAGAAAATAAAGACGGTAATAATTCTAACAACAACGACAAAAGAAAGCGTAGAAGAATTACAAAACCTGGTACAGGAAATAATAACCAACAAGGTAACAACAATAACCGAGGTGGTCAAGGAAATAATCGTGGCGGACAAGGTAACAACCGAGGAGGTCAAGGAAATAACCGTGGCGGACAAGGTGGAAACAGAAGAGGTGGAAACCATAGAGGAAGAGGTAGAAGACCAGAGGTTAAGAAGGAAGAGCTAACGGAAGCAGAAATCCAAAAACAAGTTAGAGAAACTCTTGAAAAACTTCAAGGGAAATCTAACAAAGGTAAAGGAGCAAAATATCGTAGAGAGAAAAGAGATCAACATCGTCAGCAAGCTGAAGCAGAAATGCAAGCAGCACAAGAAAATGTACTTAAAGTTACAGAATTTGTAACTGTAAGTGAAGTTGCTACGATGATGGATAAACCAGTTACCGACATCATCTCTGCATGTATGATGTTAGGAATGATGGTAACAATGAATCAGCGTTTAGATGCTGAAACACTTAAGATTGTTGCAGAAGAGTTTAATTATACAGTTGAATTCGTTGGTGCTGAAGTTGAAGAATCAATTGAAGAAGTTGAAGATAAAGAGGAAGATTTATTACCAAGAGCTCCAATTATTACAGTAATGGGACACGTAGATCATGGTAAAACATCTTTATTAGATTATGTTCGTAAAGCGAATGTAATTGCTGGAGAGAGTGGAGGAATCACGCAGCATATCGGTGCATATGGAGTTACCTTAGAGGACGGTCAAAAGATTGCCTTCTTAGATACACCAGGTCACGAGGCCTTTACAGCAATGCGTGCTCGTGGTGCTCAGGTGACAGATTTAGTAATTATTGTGATTGCAGCGGATGATGACGTAATGCCACAAACTAAAGAAGCAATTTCTCATGCACAGGCAGCTAACGTGCCAATTGTTTTTGCAATCAATAAAGTAGATAAACCAAACGCAAATCCTGATAATATTAAGACGCAACTTTCTTCGATGAATTTATTAGTAGAAGATTGGGGAGGAAATATTCAATCACAAGAGATTTCTGCTAAAACAGGACAAGGTATTGATGAGTTATTAGAAAAGGTATTACTAGAAGCTGAAGTATTAGAACTTAAAGCAAATCCAGATAAGAATGCCGTAGGTACTGTTGTTGAAGCTCAATTAGATAAAGGTAGAGGATATGTTTCTACAATTTTAGTACAAGCAGGAACATTAAAAATTGGTGATTACTTACTAGCTGGAAAGCATAGCGGTAAAGTAAGAGCCATGTTCGATGAGCGAGGAAACAAAGTACAAGTAGCAGGTCCTTCTACACCAGTATCTATTTTAGGTTTAGACGGAGCACCACAAGCAGGTGATAAGTTTAACGTATTTGAAGACGAAAGAGAAGCAAAACAGATTGCAGCTAAACGTTCTCAATTACAACGTGAACAATCTGTTAGAACACAGAAGACATTAACATTAGACGAAATTGGTCGTCGTATTGCACTTGGAGACTTCAAAGAGTTAAATATCATCTTAAAAGGAGATGTGGATGGATCAGTAGAAGCATTAACAGATTCTTTCCAGAAATTATCTACTGAAGAAATTCAAGTAAATATCCTACATAAAGGTGTTGGAGCCATTACAGAGTCTGATGTATTATTAGCTTCTGCATCCGATGCAATTATTATTGGATTTAATGTACGTCCTCAGTCAAATGCTAGAGTTGTAGCGGACAGAGAAGAAGTAGATATCAGAACATACTCAATTATTTACGATGCTATTAATGACCTTAAAGACGCAATGGAAGGAATGTTATCTCCTGAAATGAAAGAAGAGGTTATTGGTAATGTAGAGATCAGAGAAGTTTATAAAATTTCTAAGGTTGGTAATATTGCTGGATGTATGGTAATGAATGGAAAAATTACAAGAGATGCCAACGTTCGTATCATACGTGATGGAATTGTAGTTCATGATGGAGAGTTAACTTCGTTAAAACGTTTCAAAGATGACGTTAAAGAAGTAACTAAAGGATACGATTGTGGTTTACAAATAAAGAATTATAACGATATCAAAGTAGACGATGTAATAGAAGTCTACATTGAAGTAGCTGTTAAAAAGAAACTGAAATAA
- a CDS encoding fibronectin type III domain-containing protein, with the protein MNSISYKKSNLILLITLLTISFVFGQEKTNEVEPTIQIISRAQKDKVLLRWAASTPSAWRSTNKTGFILEKYVLARDGKRLASIEKVWQKTIKADPIETWEEMVNNDNNAAVIAQAIFGDSFYVSGGKSTQLADIYNLSNEITQRFSFSLLAADANFDAAKKAGWGYVDTEVKINEKYVYRIKPAITSDKSSIKGTATIVSIKNYEPLPAPIDLRGIFGDKNVVITWEYELFKRIYTSYNLERSEDGINFKPLSKEPIVNLNDKPNAPAKRMFYIDSLATNDKTYYYRVNGRTSFGEKGEYSKIISGKGSPILPYTPRIIDVKLTDNPNEAEIFWDFPKEGEPIIQKFQLLVANKDDGPYRVGADNILPNQRKYLVNELTASNYIKVKAVGKNQKQQKSSFSTLVQPVDTIPPVAPIGLEGKIDSLGVVRFTWKQNEERDLLGYRIFRGFTEKEEPSQITETPFENNSFTDSVEVKSLNSKVYYQVVAVDKRFNHSEKSTILVLEKPDVVPPTSPVFSDYLVEDGVIKLNWIRSSEEGEVTHELIRKDLTENSEWKTILKTKDTIQEFTDKQLQNNHTYRYYIQAIDKAGLKSKPSSPLTIQAEYKEVSSVVKGLNYIVNRETNQIEVFWRANEDKVSEYTIYKQLKEEKPSTWRVLPSTIKKVIDKEVSPNETYIYHIRASLVNGEFSKVKTIEVKF; encoded by the coding sequence ATGAACAGTATATCATATAAAAAGAGCAATTTAATACTCTTAATAACTTTATTGACTATAAGTTTTGTTTTTGGACAAGAAAAAACAAACGAGGTAGAACCTACAATACAAATTATTTCAAGAGCACAAAAAGATAAAGTTTTGTTAAGATGGGCTGCTAGCACACCAAGTGCATGGAGATCAACAAATAAAACAGGTTTTATTTTAGAGAAATATGTATTAGCAAGAGACGGAAAACGTTTAGCTTCTATTGAAAAAGTTTGGCAAAAAACAATAAAAGCTGATCCAATAGAAACTTGGGAAGAAATGGTTAATAATGATAATAATGCTGCAGTGATAGCACAAGCTATTTTTGGAGATAGCTTTTATGTTAGTGGAGGAAAAAGTACGCAATTAGCCGATATTTACAACTTATCTAATGAAATCACACAGCGTTTCTCTTTTTCATTATTGGCGGCAGATGCAAATTTCGATGCAGCTAAGAAAGCGGGTTGGGGTTATGTAGATACAGAAGTGAAAATAAACGAAAAGTACGTTTATAGAATAAAGCCAGCAATAACTTCAGATAAAAGTTCAATTAAAGGAACAGCTACCATAGTTTCTATTAAAAATTACGAACCTTTACCAGCTCCGATAGATTTAAGAGGGATTTTTGGAGATAAAAATGTTGTTATTACATGGGAATACGAATTATTCAAAAGAATATATACGTCTTATAATTTAGAACGTTCCGAAGATGGAATTAATTTTAAACCATTAAGCAAAGAGCCTATTGTAAATTTAAACGATAAACCTAATGCTCCTGCAAAACGAATGTTTTACATTGATTCATTAGCAACTAATGATAAAACTTATTATTATCGAGTAAATGGTCGTACATCTTTTGGTGAAAAAGGAGAATACTCTAAAATAATATCGGGAAAAGGAAGTCCAATTTTACCATATACACCTAGAATTATCGACGTTAAACTAACTGATAATCCTAATGAAGCTGAAATTTTTTGGGATTTTCCGAAAGAAGGAGAACCTATTATTCAGAAATTCCAATTACTTGTGGCAAATAAAGACGACGGACCGTATAGAGTTGGAGCGGATAATATATTACCAAATCAGCGTAAATATTTGGTTAATGAATTAACAGCTTCTAATTATATAAAAGTTAAAGCAGTTGGCAAAAATCAAAAGCAACAGAAAAGTTCTTTTTCAACATTAGTTCAACCGGTAGATACAATCCCTCCAGTTGCACCAATAGGTTTAGAAGGAAAGATTGATAGTTTAGGAGTTGTTCGATTTACATGGAAACAAAATGAAGAAAGAGATTTACTTGGGTATAGAATATTTAGAGGTTTTACAGAGAAAGAAGAACCTTCACAAATTACAGAAACACCATTTGAAAATAATTCATTTACAGATTCAGTAGAAGTAAAGAGTTTAAACTCTAAAGTCTATTATCAGGTAGTTGCAGTAGATAAAAGATTTAATCATTCTGAAAAATCAACAATATTGGTATTAGAAAAGCCAGATGTAGTTCCACCAACCTCACCAGTTTTTTCAGATTATTTAGTTGAAGATGGAGTGATAAAATTAAATTGGATTCGATCTTCTGAAGAAGGAGAAGTAACTCACGAGCTCATAAGAAAAGATTTGACTGAAAATTCTGAATGGAAAACCATTTTAAAAACTAAAGATACAATTCAAGAATTTACAGATAAACAACTACAAAATAATCATACGTATAGATATTATATTCAGGCTATTGATAAAGCAGGTTTAAAATCAAAACCGTCTTCACCGTTAACAATTCAGGCAGAATACAAGGAAGTTTCTTCAGTAGTGAAAGGATTAAACTATATAGTAAACAGAGAAACAAATCAAATCGAAGTTTTTTGGAGAGCAAATGAAGATAAAGTTTCAGAATATACAATCTACAAACAATTAAAGGAAGAAAAACCGAGTACTTGGCGTGTTTTACCCAGTACTATAAAAAAGGTAATAGATAAAGAAGTAAGTCCAAATGAAACTTACATCTATCATATAAGAGCATCGTTAGTAAACGGTGAGTTTTCAAAAGTCAAAACTATAGAAGTAAAGTTTTAA